ATTCCGCGGCCTTGTCCTGCTGGACGGCGAGGGCGCCGAGGTAGCCGAGGGCGGTGTCCTGGGTCTTGGTGGGGCTGGGCGGGAGGGGTTGGTTGCCGTAGGAAATGTAGGATCGGCCGCCCCGATAATAGCCGCGTCCCGAAGACTGGTTTTGGAGCAGCTGGACGGCGGTCTGGTAGCCTTGCCGGGCGGTCTGGATGGTCTGCCAGGCGAGCATCTGCGGCTGCACAGGAGGAGGAGGCGGCGCGTTGGGATCAAGCGGGGTGGCGGGAGCGGCGACCACCGGCGCGGGCGGGCGGTTGTAAACGTCCCAGAGCAACTGTTCCGCACGCGGGAAGTCGCGGATGGTGATGAAGGCGGTGGCGAGGACGAAGTCGCGGTCGGCGGGATCCACGACCGAAGAGGCCTGGGAGCGGAGACGTTCGATGAGCGGCGCGGCCAGATCACGGGCGGCGAGGGCCGGGAGGATGCGCGGGAGCAGCGTGGTATCCGTATAAAAGGACTCGGGGTGGGCGAGGAAGAGTTCGAGGGCCTCGGGGCCGGAGTCGGCCTCGAGGAGGGCTTCGCCGAGTTCGGTGGCGTTGGCGGCGGAAGGATCGAGTTCGTGGCGGAGGCGGACGAGGCGGGCGACTTCGGCGGAGTCGCCGGAGCGGCGGGCGAGTTCCACGAGGCGGGCGAGCAGGCGCTGGTCGTTGCGGTTGAGGTCGAGGGCGCGGTTCCACGCTTCCCCGGCGCGGGCATAGTTGGAGGCGTTGAAGTAAATCTCGCCGAGTTCGACGTAGTAATCGGCGGTGTCGCGACGCGGACGGTTGCGGTCGGCGAAGCGGGTCAGCAGTCCATCGAGATCGCCGGCCTGGACGGCGGCGTCGGTGAGCGGGGCGAGGACGGAGCGGCGGGCGTTCTCGTCGGCGGCGGAGTAGAAGGCCTCCTCGTAGATTTCGAGGGCGGCGGCCGGGCGGCCTTGTTCCAGCCAGGCGCGGGCGAGGCGGGCGCGCACGGGGGCGGGGTCGGAGGCGAGACGGAGGGCGCGTTGAAGGGAGGCGATGCCGGCGGCGGTGGCGCCGGCGTCGAATTCGAGGTCGGCGGAGAGCACGTGGTTTTGGGCGTCGGCGGGGGCGAGGGCGACGAGTTCGCCGACGGAGCGGCGGGCGCCGTCGAAGTCGCCCTCGTAGCGGTAGATGTTGACGAGACGGCGCAGCCACTCGGGGGAGCGTTCGGGGCGGAGGGCGAGCAGGCGGCGGATCGCGGCGACGCGGTCGGCGAGCGTGGCGGAGCGGTCGCGGTAGTCGGCCTCGAGCTGGGCGACGGAGAAGGAGTTCGGGAAGCGTTTGCGGGCGGCGGCAAAGGCGGCGTCGGCATCGGCTGGCACGGTTTGCGCAAGAACGAGGCGGATGTTCAGGCGGTAGTCGGCCTCGGTGAGGGAGGGATCTTCGGCGGCGACACGTTTCGAGAGGGCGGCGAGGGCGGCCTCGAGTTTTCCGGCGGAGCGGAGGGCCTGCACATGGCGGGTCTCGATGGTCTCGACGGCGAAATCACCGGGGCTCTGCGCGAGGAGTTTCGGGAGGAGGGCGATGGCGTCGTCCCAGCGTTCGAGCCCGGCGAGGACCTGCCAGCGGAGGTCGAGCAACTCGTAGCCGGCGGGGGCGAGGGCGAGTCCTCGATCGACGGATACGAGGGCCTCGGCGAGGAGGTTGTTGCGTTTTTCGAGGGAGGCGAGGCGGCGGTATTGGCCGGCGTCGGCGAGACCGGACTTGCCGCCGCGGGCGATGGTCCAGGCCTCGTCGTCGCGTTTCATGGCGAGGAGCTGGAGGGCGAGGCGTTCGCGCAGATCGTAGGAGGCGGGTTCGGTGGCGAGGGCGCGGGCGAGGGTGGCGCGGGTTTCCTCGTCGAGGGCGTGGGTGCGGTAGATCTCGGCGAGGGCGAGCAAGTCGGCGACCGGCGCGCGGCCGGGTGCGAGGGCGGCCCAGGTGTCGAGGGCGAGGGCGCGTTCGGAGGCGGCGGCGGGACCGGCGGCGGCCTTGGCGCGGTTCCAGTGGAGCTGGCCGAGGGCCTCGCGATAGGAGGATTCCTTGGGCTGGAGTTTGACGAGTTCCTGCAGGCGGGGAAGGGCGTCGTCGCCGCGGTTGGCGGCGATGAGGGCGCGGATGTAGGCGAAACGGAGAGGGTAGTCGTCGGGCGACCAGCCGGTGGCGCGCCCGAACCATTCGAGGGCCTTGTCGGTGCGGTTGAGCTCGATCAGCAGTTCGGCGAGACGGCGGGCGGCGATGGGATCGCGGGAGGTGCCTTGGAGGCGGCCCTCGCGGAAGGCGATGAGGCCGTCGAAATCGCCCTTTTCGCGGAAGAGGGCGTCGACGCGCGTCTCGGCCTCGCGGTGGAGCCAGCTGTCGCGGTGGGTGCCGTCGAGCGCGGCGGAGAAGCGGGCGAGGGCGGCTTCGCGGTCGCCTTTTTTGGAGGCGACTTCGCCGAGGCGGAGGCGGGCGAGGACGGCGCGGTAGGCGTCGCCTGCGGAGGCTTTTTCGAGGGCGGTGAAAGTGGCGGCGGCCTCGTCGTAGGCGGCGGCGTCGAGCAGGGCCTGGCCGACCTCCTCGAGCACGAGGGCGTCGTCGGGGAAGCGGGTGGCGAGGGTTTTCCAGGCGGCGAGGGCGCCGGTTTCGTCGAAGGCGCGGCTGCGCGCGCGGGCGAGGTCGCGGAGGACATCCTGGGCGTCGGCGGGTCCCATGTCGAGGGTGGCGGCTTTTTCGAGGGCGGCGATGCCGGCGGGCAGTTTGCCGTCGCGGATTTCGAGGCGGCCGAGGCGCTGGAGCGGGCGGTAGTCGGCGGGAGCGGAGGCGGCGGCCTCGGTGTAGCGGGCGCGGGCGGTGGCGGTGTCGCCGATACGCTCGGCGAGCTGGCCGAGCAGGAGACCGTAGACGGCGGCGGCCGGGCCGGCGGGGGCGGCGTCGCGCGCGGCGGTCCAGCGCTGGCGGAGGGAGGCCAAGCCTTCGTTGGAAAAATAGTGGGCGAAGACCTCGTCGAAGGCGCGGCCGGGTCCGGGCGAGCGGACGAGCATTTGCTCGAAGCGGACGATCTTGTCGGGCAGCGGGGCGGGGGCGGTCGCGGAAGGCGCGGGCGATGTGGCGGGTTCATCGGCGCGCAGGGGGAACGGGGCGAGGCCGGCGAGGGCGAGGAGGAGGAGGCGGGAGGAGGGGAGCATGGGGGAATGACCAATGACCAATGTCCAATGACCAAGGGGACGGAGGTCGGGAGTTTTATTGGAGGCGAAGGGGAGGGAGAAAGAGAAAGAGGAAAGAGAAAGAGTTAGAGGCGAAGAGGGGAGGGGAGGCGTTTGAGGGAGACGTCGACGAGGAAGGTGAGGAGGGCGGCGGCGGCGAGCCAGGGCCAGAGCGGGTGCTCGTGGCGGGCGGCGCGCGGGTCGGCGGCGAGGAGCGCGGCGAGATCGGCGGGGTCGCGCACGCCGCGGGTGGCGGCGGCGATGCGGTCGAGCAAGGCGGAGTCGGGAGGGGCGAGTTTGTATTCGTCCGGAAAAGACGGCGCGGCGGCGGCGTAGGCGCGGACGGCGCCGTCGGGGAAGGCGGGGGAGTCGAGGCGGATGTCGAAATGGTGGTTGCCGCGGGCGGGGGCGGGCACGCGCACGGTGAAGCGGCCGGGGCCGGCGGGGGCGAGGTCGAGCGAGCGGCGTTCGCCGGAGGGATCGAGCACGAGGACGCGGCCGGTGGCCTTGGTGACGAAGTCGCCGGCGGGGTCGACGGCGTCGAGCGTGATGCGGAAACCGTCGCCGTCGGCGCCGGGCTCGGGGGCGACGGCGACGGCGAAGGGCGCGGCGGCGTCGGTGCGCATGAGGTGGCGCACGGTCTGGACCCAGAAGCGGCCGTAGCCGTCCCAGCGCAGCCATTCGGTGGCCCAGCGGGCGCGGGCGTCGGAGGTGAAGGCGCCGGCATGGCCGAGGCCGTGGCGCCAGGTGGCGAGGAGCGGTTCGCCGCGCTCGGTGGCGAGCCAGAGTTCGGCGGTGGGGCGGAGCTCGGTGCGGACGTAGCCGTAGAGGAACGGGGCGGCGGCGAAGTCGATGCCGCCGAGGAAGCCGGCGTCGCGGGAGCGGCGGGGGGCGAAGGGGAACTCCTGGAGGGCGGACTTGGCGGCGGTGACGGTTTCCTTGGCGAGGATCTGGGGGACGTCCTGGCTGTTGGCGGTGTAGTAGTAGCGGCCGTTGCCGCGGCGGGCGATTTCGGTGAGATTATCGACGTCGATGCCCTCGCCGAGGCCGACGGTGGAGACGGTCATGCCGGCCTGGGCCATCTGGGAGGCGATTTCGAGGATGTTGCCCGGCTCGGACTGGCCGTCGGAGAGGACGATGACGTGCTTGAGCTTGGCGGGGACGGGGGCGAGGCCACGGTAGGCGAGGTCCATCGCGGGGGAGAGGTTGGTGCCGCCGTCGGCCTCGATGGAGGCGATGCGCCGCCGGAAATCATGGCGGTCAACGACGGGCTGGATCTCGGCGGCCCAGGAGGCGTCGTTGTCGAAAATCACGATGCCGGCGTAGTCCTTGGGGGTGAGCAGATCGATGGCGCCGGCGGCGGCGGCGCGGGCCATCTCGATGCGTTCGCCGGACATGGAGCCGCTCTTGTCGATGATGAGGACGAGACCGAGCGAGGGGGCCTCCTCGTCGGCCTGGAAGTCGCTGCGCAGGGGAAGCACCTCGTCGATCGGCGTGCGGTGGTAGCCTCCGAGGCCGAAGCTCTGGTCTCCGCCGAGCATGAGCAGGCCGCCGCCGAAATCGGTGACGTAGGAGGCGTAGAGCTTGAGTTGCGGCGCGCCGAGTTCGACGGCGGAGACGTTGTCGAGGATGAGGAGCGCGTAGTTTTGCAGGTCGCCGAGGGAGAGCGGGGCGCCGCGGGCGGGGCGGATGTCGAGGCGGATGCCTTCCTGCTTGAGCGCCTGGGAGAGGTAGCGGGCCTGGGCGGGCGCGTCGGTGAGCATCAGGACGCGCGGCTCGCCCTCGGCGCGGACGAGGGTGGTGAGTTCGTTGTTGTCGGCGAAGGTGTCGTCGCGCGCCTCGACGCGGAGAACGTATTCGGCGAGGGCGTCGGACTCGATGACCTGGGTGAACTCGAAGCGGTTGGCGCCGACGGCGAGGGTGACGGGGGAGGACTGGACGAGGATGCCGTTGCGGAAAACGCGCAGCGTGGCGGGTTGGGCGCGGTTGCTGGAGATGTCGGTGGAGATGCGGAACGGTTCGCGCTGGCGCACGCGGGCGGGGGCGCGGAGGGCGCGGACGAGGGCCTCGGGATCGTCGGGTCGGGCGACGGTGACGGGGATGACGCGGATGTCGTCGGCGGCGAGCGATGCGAGGAGGGAGTCCCAGGCGGCGGGTTCGGTGACGCCGTCGGTGAAGACGACGACGCTGCGGACGCGGTCGGCGGGCAGGGAGGCGTGGGCGAGGCGGAGGGCGGAAGCGAGATCGGTGCGCGAAGGCACGAGCGGGCGGCGGTCGAATTCCTTGAAGGCGGCGGGACCGGCGACGACGCGGGTGGAACCGGCGAAGGCGAACCATCGGGAGGAGTCGGGGTCGCGGGCGGAACCGGCGGAGGCGAGCGCGGGCGGGAGTTTTTCCGCGGTCTTGGTCGCGGCGGCGATGGCGGCGGCGCGCACGCTGTCGCTGGTGTCGACGAGAAAGGCGACGGATTGTTTGCGGGTGGCGCCGAGCCAGCGCGGATCGGACAGGGCGAGCACGAGCAGGAAAAACAGGACGAGGCGGGCGGCGAGACTGGCGCGGCGGCGGCGCGGGGAGAGCGGCGCGAGGGTGCGGCGGGCCTGCCAGACGAGAAAGGCGGCGAGCGGGGCGAGGGCGAGCGCCCAGGGGTGCATGAATTCGACGGGGATCATTCGGTCACGCGTCGGGCGTAGAGACGCCATTCGATGAGGGTCCAGAGCAGGGCGGCGAAGAGGACGAGGCGCCAGGGCTCGATCGCGGCGAACCAGGAGCGGGCGGGG
The nucleotide sequence above comes from Elusimicrobiota bacterium. Encoded proteins:
- a CDS encoding VWA domain-containing protein, which translates into the protein MIPVEFMHPWALALAPLAAFLVWQARRTLAPLSPRRRRASLAARLVLFFLLVLALSDPRWLGATRKQSVAFLVDTSDSVRAAAIAAATKTAEKLPPALASAGSARDPDSSRWFAFAGSTRVVAGPAAFKEFDRRPLVPSRTDLASALRLAHASLPADRVRSVVVFTDGVTEPAAWDSLLASLAADDIRVIPVTVARPDDPEALVRALRAPARVRQREPFRISTDISSNRAQPATLRVFRNGILVQSSPVTLAVGANRFEFTQVIESDALAEYVLRVEARDDTFADNNELTTLVRAEGEPRVLMLTDAPAQARYLSQALKQEGIRLDIRPARGAPLSLGDLQNYALLILDNVSAVELGAPQLKLYASYVTDFGGGLLMLGGDQSFGLGGYHRTPIDEVLPLRSDFQADEEAPSLGLVLIIDKSGSMSGERIEMARAAAAGAIDLLTPKDYAGIVIFDNDASWAAEIQPVVDRHDFRRRIASIEADGGTNLSPAMDLAYRGLAPVPAKLKHVIVLSDGQSEPGNILEIASQMAQAGMTVSTVGLGEGIDVDNLTEIARRGNGRYYYTANSQDVPQILAKETVTAAKSALQEFPFAPRRSRDAGFLGGIDFAAAPFLYGYVRTELRPTAELWLATERGEPLLATWRHGLGHAGAFTSDARARWATEWLRWDGYGRFWVQTVRHLMRTDAAAPFAVAVAPEPGADGDGFRITLDAVDPAGDFVTKATGRVLVLDPSGERRSLDLAPAGPGRFTVRVPAPARGNHHFDIRLDSPAFPDGAVRAYAAAAPSFPDEYKLAPPDSALLDRIAAATRGVRDPADLAALLAADPRAARHEHPLWPWLAAAALLTFLVDVSLKRLPSPLRL